The Solanum pennellii chromosome 7, SPENNV200 DNA segment aGGATTTTATAGTGTCATATTGGAGTcggattaaatttgaatttaattaaataggtTTATCAATGAGAATGGATAAGAGCCTTATTTCTTCTCTCCCCCAACCTGTCCCCCCTCTGTATCTCTCTTTTACGTAATTTAGGGTTTGATCAGCACCATGGATGTTGAGGCACGTGAGTTCCAAGAGTGGGAGATGATTCCCTCGAACCGGGCATCTGACTCGGAACCGTTAACTCCGGATGGTTCAGCCGGAAACTCGAACGGTGTCGATGAAGTTGGATCTGAGACGATCGGTGTGATTCAACCCAATTACTTTTCTCTAGACTCTCAAATCAGGTATATGAGTACGTTTTCTAAGGATGGAAGCGAGGAGGACTCTGAAAAATCGGATAATCCGAGTTGGATTGAGCCCGATTCTGATAACAACGAGTTTACCATGAAGAATTCTCGCGAATTCTGGTCGGATTCCGGCAGTGAGGGTAAAAATGAATTGGCTTTTGAAGAGATGAAAAGTGAAAATGGTGAAGAATTTAGGCCGGTTTCTGTGGAATTTGGTGCTGGAGAAAATAGTCAGCTCCAACAAGTTTCTGTTGAAGAAAATCAGGAAAAGGAAAATGGAAATGTTGAAGGTGAAGGTGAACAG contains these protein-coding regions:
- the LOC107025301 gene encoding uncharacterized protein LOC107025301, with protein sequence MDVEAREFQEWEMIPSNRASDSEPLTPDGSAGNSNGVDEVGSETIGVIQPNYFSLDSQIRYMSTFSKDGSEEDSEKSDNPSWIEPDSDNNEFTMKNSREFWSDSGSEGKNELAFEEMKSENGEEFRPVSVEFGAGENSQLQQVSVEENQEKENGNVEGEGEQRRDAGNQKKSLVWWWKVPIHLVKYCAAFRVSPVWTFSAAAAAIMAFVILVRRLSKMKKNTKALKLKLTVDDKNVSQFTNRAARLNEAFSIVKRVPLIRPQLPAAGDTVWPLMTLR